In Pithys albifrons albifrons isolate INPA30051 chromosome 6, PitAlb_v1, whole genome shotgun sequence, a single genomic region encodes these proteins:
- the POLR2L gene encoding DNA-directed RNA polymerases I, II, and III subunit RPABC5, whose translation MIIPVRCFTCGKIVGNKWEAYLGLLQAEYTEGDALDALGLKRYCCRRMLLAHVDLIEKLLNYAPLEK comes from the exons ATGATCATCCCCGTCAGGTGCTTCACGTGCGGCAAAATAGTCGGGAACAAGTGGGAAGCGTACCTTGGCCTCCTGCAGGCGGAGTACACGGAAGG AGATGCCCTGGATGCCCTTGGTTTGAAGAGATACTGCTGCCGGAGAATGCTCCTTGCACATGTGGATCTGATTGAGAAGCTTTTGAATTATGCACCCCTGGAGAAATGA